One genomic region from Pseudomonas sp. R5-89-07 encodes:
- a CDS encoding nuclear transport factor 2 family protein, whose protein sequence is MSVPAVLKAAAALVRAFARNDRAAYFGAFTADASFVFHPLPQPLLSRDAYQALWDNWRRDEGFEVLSCTSSNAFVSLQGDVAIFMHDVATELRMNGEHYFSQERETIVFTRQGSRTEQQQGLWLACHEHLSAMPEGLPPP, encoded by the coding sequence ATGAGCGTGCCCGCGGTGCTCAAGGCTGCGGCGGCGCTGGTCCGGGCCTTCGCTCGCAACGACCGCGCCGCTTACTTCGGCGCGTTCACGGCCGATGCAAGTTTTGTGTTCCACCCCCTCCCCCAGCCGCTGCTCAGCCGCGATGCCTACCAGGCGTTGTGGGACAACTGGCGTCGGGACGAGGGGTTCGAGGTGCTCTCGTGCACCTCGAGCAACGCCTTTGTCAGCCTGCAGGGTGACGTGGCGATTTTCATGCATGACGTGGCCACCGAGCTGCGCATGAACGGGGAGCATTACTTCAGCCAGGAACGCGAGACCATCGTCTTCACACGGCAAGGGTCGCGCACAGAACAACAACAAGGCCTGTGGCTGGCCTGTCACGAACATTTGTCCGCTATGCCGGAAGGGCTGCCGCCCCCTTAG
- a CDS encoding cytosine permease: MNNKNNQNSIRTIETNGVEQIPDHERTAAPKDLFRLIFGGANTFATAVLGAFPVLFGLSFQAGVWAIVLGVLVGAVILAPMGLFGPINGTNNAVSSGAHFGVHGRIVGSFLSLLTAIAFFSLSVWSSGDALVGGAKRLIGLPESDLTLGLAYGVFAVLVLTVCIYGFRFMLWVNRIAVWAASLLFLLGIFAFAPAFDSHFSGSVALGQSGFWAAFIGAALVAMSNPISFGAFLGDWSRYIPRHTPKRRIMLAVILAQLATLIPFLFGLATATIVAVKAPDYIASNNYVGGLLAVAPNWFFLPVCLIAVIGGMSTGTTSLYGTGLDMSSVFPRLLSRVKATLLIGVMSIAFIFIGRFAANLVQSVSTFAVLIITCTTPWMVMMIIGLIVRRGFYCPDDLQVFTRGETGGRYWFSHGWNWRGLGAWIPSALVGLCFVNLPGQFVGPLGNLAEGIDISLPVTLGLASVVYLSLLRLFPEPTAVYGPTYVARALAPAGLRRGPEKAGSSFAVEREQAPSPQQAPSAQ; encoded by the coding sequence ATGAATAATAAAAACAACCAAAACAGTATTCGCACCATAGAAACCAACGGGGTCGAACAGATCCCCGACCACGAACGCACCGCCGCCCCCAAGGATCTGTTCCGGCTGATCTTCGGCGGTGCCAATACCTTTGCCACTGCGGTGCTGGGCGCCTTCCCGGTGTTGTTCGGCCTGTCGTTCCAGGCCGGGGTCTGGGCGATTGTGCTGGGCGTGCTGGTGGGCGCGGTGATCCTGGCGCCCATGGGCCTGTTCGGACCGATCAACGGTACCAACAACGCCGTGTCTTCCGGCGCGCATTTCGGCGTGCATGGGCGGATTGTCGGCTCGTTTCTGTCGTTGTTGACGGCAATTGCCTTCTTCTCACTGTCGGTGTGGAGTTCCGGCGATGCGCTGGTGGGCGGTGCGAAACGTCTGATCGGCCTGCCGGAGTCCGACCTGACCCTGGGCCTGGCCTACGGCGTCTTCGCCGTGCTGGTGCTGACGGTATGCATCTATGGCTTTCGCTTCATGCTGTGGGTCAACCGGATTGCGGTGTGGGCCGCGAGCCTGTTGTTCCTGCTGGGGATCTTCGCCTTTGCGCCAGCCTTCGACAGCCACTTCTCCGGCAGCGTCGCCCTCGGCCAGAGCGGTTTCTGGGCGGCGTTTATCGGCGCTGCACTGGTAGCGATGAGCAACCCGATTTCCTTCGGCGCGTTCCTCGGCGACTGGTCGCGCTACATCCCGCGACACACCCCCAAGCGCAGGATCATGCTGGCGGTGATCCTGGCCCAGCTCGCCACCTTGATTCCCTTTCTGTTCGGCCTGGCTACCGCGACCATCGTGGCCGTCAAGGCACCGGACTACATCGCAAGCAACAACTATGTGGGCGGTTTGCTGGCGGTGGCGCCGAACTGGTTTTTCCTGCCGGTGTGCCTGATTGCGGTGATCGGCGGCATGTCCACTGGCACCACCTCGCTGTATGGCACCGGGCTGGACATGTCCAGCGTGTTTCCGCGCCTGCTGTCGCGGGTCAAGGCCACGCTGCTGATCGGGGTAATGTCGATTGCCTTCATCTTTATCGGACGTTTCGCCGCCAACCTGGTGCAGAGCGTGTCGACCTTCGCCGTGCTGATCATCACCTGCACCACGCCCTGGATGGTGATGATGATCATCGGCCTGATCGTACGCAGAGGCTTTTATTGCCCGGATGACCTGCAGGTGTTCACCCGTGGCGAAACCGGCGGCCGCTACTGGTTCAGCCATGGCTGGAACTGGCGCGGGCTGGGGGCCTGGATCCCGAGCGCGCTGGTGGGCCTGTGCTTCGTCAACTTGCCGGGGCAGTTTGTCGGGCCGTTGGGCAACCTGGCCGAGGGCATCGACATCAGCCTGCCGGTGACGCTGGGCCTGGCCTCGGTGGTGTACCTGAGCCTGCTGCGGCTGTTTCCGGAACCGACCGCCGTCTATGGCCCGACGTATGTGGCGAGGGCGCTTGCTCCCGCTGGACTGCGACGCGGTCCTGAAAAAGCCGGCTCCAGCTTCGCTGTCGAACGGGAGCAAGCGCCCTCGCCACAGCAAGCGCCTTCTGCACAATAA
- a CDS encoding sodium:solute symporter, which translates to MALDLFVVLIYAAGMLVLGYYGMRRAKTHEDYLVAGRNLGPSLYMGTMAATVLGGASTVGTVRLGYVHGISGFWLCAALGAGIIALNLFLAKPLLKLKIFTVTQVLEKRYNPMARQASAVIMLAYALMIGVTSILAIGTVLQVLFGLPFWVSVLLGGGVVVVYSTIGGMWSLTLTDIVQFVIKTVGLMFILLPICLYRVGGWDELVAKLPASSFSFSAIGWDTIITYFMIYFFGILIGQDIWQRVFTARDEKVAQYAGTFAGFYCILYGLACALIGMAAHVLLPDLDNVNNAFAAIVKASLPDGIRGLVIAAALAAMMSTASAGLLAASTVLTEDLLPRLRGGKQSSLGINRWFTLLTGVAVLGIALVVNDVISALTLAYNLLVGGMLVPLIGAIFWKRATTSGAITSMTLGFVTALVFMFKDGLDANTPIYYSLAVALASFVLVSVLSRKPGAVVVGAV; encoded by the coding sequence ATGGCTTTGGATTTATTCGTCGTACTCATCTACGCCGCCGGCATGCTCGTGCTCGGCTACTACGGCATGCGCCGCGCCAAGACTCACGAAGACTACCTGGTCGCCGGGCGCAACCTCGGCCCCTCGCTGTACATGGGCACCATGGCCGCCACGGTGCTGGGCGGCGCCTCCACCGTCGGCACCGTGCGCCTGGGCTATGTGCACGGTATTTCCGGTTTCTGGCTGTGTGCTGCGCTAGGCGCGGGGATCATTGCGCTGAATCTGTTCCTGGCCAAGCCGCTGTTGAAGCTGAAAATCTTCACCGTCACCCAGGTCCTGGAAAAGCGCTACAACCCCATGGCCCGCCAGGCCAGTGCAGTGATCATGCTGGCCTACGCGCTGATGATCGGCGTGACCTCGATCCTGGCCATCGGCACCGTCCTGCAAGTGCTGTTCGGCCTGCCGTTCTGGGTCTCGGTGCTGCTCGGCGGTGGCGTGGTCGTGGTGTATTCGACCATCGGCGGCATGTGGTCGCTGACCCTGACCGATATCGTGCAGTTCGTGATCAAGACCGTCGGGTTGATGTTCATCCTGCTGCCGATCTGCCTGTACCGCGTCGGTGGCTGGGATGAACTGGTGGCCAAGCTGCCGGCCTCGAGCTTCAGCTTTAGCGCCATCGGCTGGGACACGATCATCACTTACTTCATGATCTACTTCTTCGGCATCCTGATCGGCCAGGACATCTGGCAGCGCGTATTCACCGCCCGCGACGAAAAAGTCGCCCAGTACGCAGGCACCTTCGCCGGGTTCTATTGCATTCTTTACGGCCTGGCGTGCGCCTTGATCGGCATGGCAGCGCACGTGCTGCTTCCGGACCTGGACAACGTCAACAACGCGTTTGCGGCCATCGTCAAAGCCTCGCTGCCCGACGGTATTCGCGGCCTGGTGATTGCCGCTGCCCTGGCGGCGATGATGTCAACCGCCAGCGCCGGCTTGCTCGCCGCCTCCACCGTGCTGACCGAAGACCTGCTGCCCCGCCTGCGCGGTGGCAAACAGTCGAGCCTGGGCATCAACCGCTGGTTCACCCTGCTGACCGGCGTGGCGGTGCTGGGTATCGCACTGGTGGTGAACGATGTGATCAGTGCCTTGACCCTGGCCTATAACCTGCTGGTAGGCGGCATGCTGGTGCCGTTGATCGGCGCGATCTTCTGGAAGCGTGCAACCACCTCTGGGGCGATCACGTCCATGACCCTGGGCTTCGTGACCGCGCTGGTCTTCATGTTCAAGGATGGGTTGGATGCGAACACCCCGATTTACTACAGCCTCGCGGTGGCATTGGCGAGTTTTGTGCTGGTGAGTGTGTTGTCGCGTAAACCGGGGGCGGTGGTGGTGGGGGCGGTTTGA
- a CDS encoding PA1414 family protein: MKEKIQTWLHDLGVALGLIEPPLQPVPIRTDDEQRRPRRR, from the coding sequence ATGAAAGAGAAAATCCAAACCTGGCTCCATGACCTTGGCGTTGCGCTGGGCTTGATCGAGCCTCCGCTGCAGCCGGTACCGATCCGTACCGACGATGAGCAACGCCGCCCCCGTCGGCGTTGA
- a CDS encoding LysR family transcriptional regulator, whose protein sequence is MEFSQLRIFQAVAEEGSITRAAERLHRVPSNLSTRLKQMEEQLGVELFVRERQRLQLSPAGKVLLDYSARLLALHDEAHGAVQGGQPAGDFVLGSMYSTAAIHLPALLARYHKAYPRVNLQVQSAPSGELLEGLITGRLDAALVDGPLTLATLDGIPLCEERLVIICEADHPPVNGPQDVAGRSVFTFRRSCAYRTRLETWFSHERVAMGRAIEIESYQGMLACVIAGSGVALMSESMLDSLPGKDSVSVHPLTGPFATATTWLMWRKGMLGANLNAWIELQQANRADCAQERREIA, encoded by the coding sequence GTGGAATTCAGTCAACTGCGCATCTTCCAGGCGGTGGCCGAGGAGGGCTCCATCACCCGCGCCGCCGAGCGCTTGCACCGTGTGCCGTCGAACCTGTCGACCCGGCTCAAGCAAATGGAAGAACAACTCGGCGTCGAGCTGTTCGTGCGTGAACGCCAGCGTTTGCAGCTTTCGCCTGCCGGTAAAGTGCTGCTGGACTACAGCGCCCGCCTACTGGCGCTGCACGACGAAGCGCACGGCGCCGTACAGGGCGGGCAACCGGCCGGTGATTTCGTACTCGGCAGCATGTACAGCACGGCAGCGATTCACTTGCCGGCGCTGTTGGCGCGTTATCACAAGGCCTACCCGAGGGTGAACCTGCAGGTGCAATCGGCGCCCAGCGGCGAGCTGCTGGAGGGGTTGATCACCGGGCGGCTGGATGCGGCGCTGGTGGATGGCCCGCTGACCCTTGCTACGCTGGACGGTATCCCTCTGTGCGAAGAGCGCCTGGTGATCATTTGCGAGGCCGACCACCCGCCGGTAAACGGCCCGCAGGACGTTGCCGGCCGCTCGGTATTCACCTTCCGTCGCAGTTGCGCCTATCGCACCCGCCTGGAAACCTGGTTTTCCCACGAGCGCGTGGCCATGGGCCGCGCCATCGAGATCGAGTCTTACCAGGGCATGCTCGCTTGCGTCATCGCGGGCTCTGGCGTGGCGCTGATGTCTGAATCCATGCTCGACAGCCTGCCAGGCAAGGACAGCGTGTCCGTTCATCCGCTGACGGGGCCTTTTGCCACTGCCACCACCTGGTTAATGTGGCGAAAGGGTATGCTCGGCGCTAACCTCAATGCATGGATCGAGCTGCAGCAGGCAAACCGTGCAGATTGCGCGCAAGAAAGGCGGGAGATTGCTTGA